In one window of Kitasatospora sp. MMS16-BH015 DNA:
- a CDS encoding CDP-alcohol phosphatidyltransferase family protein — protein sequence MLQRRSAEHWAGRLYMRSISLRITRVLSTMTVITPNGLTYLMMFTGILAGAALVIPGIAGALLGALLIQVYLLLDCVDGEVARWRRQTSLTGVYLDRVGHYMSEAALLTGLGLRGADLFHRQGTASHWEWAFLGTLAALGAILIKSETDLVDVARARSGLTAVEDSASVPRSAGVAKARKVASLLKFHRLVGAVEASLFILAAGIADQVHGGLYFTRLAVVVLAAIAMLQTVLHLLSIVLSSRLR from the coding sequence ATGCTCCAGCGCCGCAGCGCGGAGCACTGGGCGGGCCGCCTCTACATGCGCAGCATCTCGCTGCGCATCACCCGGGTGCTGTCCACCATGACGGTGATCACGCCCAACGGGCTGACCTACCTGATGATGTTCACCGGCATCCTGGCCGGCGCCGCCCTGGTGATCCCCGGCATCGCCGGTGCCCTGCTCGGCGCCCTGCTGATCCAGGTCTACCTGTTGCTCGACTGCGTGGACGGCGAGGTGGCCCGCTGGCGCCGGCAGACCTCGCTCACCGGGGTCTACCTGGACCGGGTCGGCCACTACATGTCCGAGGCGGCCCTGCTCACCGGCCTGGGCCTGCGCGGGGCGGACCTCTTCCACCGCCAGGGCACCGCCTCGCACTGGGAGTGGGCCTTCCTCGGCACGCTGGCCGCGCTCGGCGCGATCCTGATCAAGTCCGAGACCGACCTGGTGGACGTGGCCCGGGCCCGCAGCGGCCTGACCGCCGTCGAGGACAGCGCCTCGGTGCCGCGCTCGGCGGGCGTGGCCAAGGCCCGCAAGGTGGCCTCGCTGCTCAAGTTCCACCGCCTGGTCGGAGCGGTCGAGGCCTCGCTGTTCATCCTGGCGGCGGGCATCGCCGACCAGGTGCACGGCGGGCTGTACTTCACCCGGCTCGCGGTGGTCGTGCTGGCCGCGATCGCGATGCTCCAGACCGTGCTGCACCTGCTCAGCATCGTGCTCTCCAGCAGGCTGCGATGA
- a CDS encoding sugar phosphate nucleotidyltransferase, with the protein MIGLVLAAGAGRRLRPYTDTLPKALVPVDGERTVLDLTLGNFAEVGLREAAIVVGYRKEAVYDRKDALEQKYGVKLTLVENDKAEEWNNAYSLWCARDLFGEGLLLANGDTVHPASVQRTMLDGNDRRIKEGDAPGILLALDTAKKLADEEMKVVVDPATGVRRITKLMEPAEATGEYIGVTIINPSAAGDLASALQATFERDPQLYYEDGYQEMVNRGLRIDVQPIGEVSWVEVDNHDDLAKAREIACQY; encoded by the coding sequence ATGATCGGCCTCGTTCTCGCCGCCGGCGCCGGCCGCCGGCTGCGCCCGTACACCGACACCCTGCCCAAGGCACTGGTGCCGGTGGACGGCGAGCGGACCGTCCTGGACCTCACCCTCGGCAACTTCGCCGAGGTGGGCCTGCGCGAGGCCGCCATCGTGGTGGGCTACCGCAAGGAGGCGGTGTACGACCGCAAGGACGCGCTGGAGCAGAAGTACGGCGTCAAGCTCACCCTGGTCGAGAACGACAAGGCCGAGGAGTGGAACAACGCCTACTCGCTCTGGTGCGCCCGTGACCTGTTCGGCGAGGGCCTGCTGCTCGCCAACGGCGACACCGTGCACCCGGCCTCGGTGCAGCGCACCATGCTGGACGGCAACGACCGGCGGATCAAGGAGGGCGACGCCCCCGGCATCCTGCTGGCGCTGGACACCGCGAAGAAGCTGGCCGACGAGGAGATGAAGGTCGTCGTCGACCCGGCCACCGGGGTGCGCCGGATCACCAAGCTGATGGAGCCGGCCGAGGCGACCGGCGAGTACATCGGCGTCACGATCATCAACCCCTCGGCCGCCGGCGACCTCGCCAGTGCCCTGCAGGCCACCTTCGAGCGCGACCCGCAGCTGTACTACGAGGACGGCTACCAGGAGATGGTCAACCGCGGCCTGCGGATCGACGTGCAGCCGATCGGTGAGGTCTCCTGGGTCGAGGTGGACAACCACGACGACCTGGCGAAGGCGCGGGAGATCGCGTGCCAGTACTGA
- a CDS encoding iron-containing alcohol dehydrogenase family protein, with product MPVLTRLVPSPVFVEIRSGALNALGGILADQRLSANGRIAVAISNGSGAKLRARLEPLLPDAVWFEVADGTLDCAVGLADQLRGGHFDALVGLGGGKIIDAAKYAAARVGLPIVSVATNLAHDGLCSPVSTLDNDAGRGSYGVPSPIGIVVDLDVIRQAPKRFVAAGIGDVISNISACADWELSHRVTGEPVDGLAVAMARSAGENVLRHPGTLEDEDLLMCLAEALVLSGIAMNIAGSTRPSSGACHEICHALDVLYPKRSAQHGEQCGLGAAFASHLRGEHELTGLIAERLRFHGLPVTAAQIGFSEAEFTEAVHYAPNTRPGRFTILEHLDLSPSDIRDAYADYVQAVNS from the coding sequence GTGCCAGTACTGACCCGGCTGGTGCCCTCGCCGGTCTTCGTGGAGATCCGCTCGGGGGCGCTGAACGCCCTCGGCGGGATCCTCGCGGACCAGCGGCTCTCGGCCAACGGGCGGATCGCGGTGGCGATCAGCAACGGCTCCGGCGCCAAGCTCCGCGCCCGGCTGGAGCCGCTGCTGCCCGACGCGGTCTGGTTCGAGGTGGCCGACGGCACCCTGGACTGCGCCGTCGGCCTGGCCGACCAGCTGCGCGGCGGGCACTTCGACGCCCTGGTCGGGCTCGGCGGCGGCAAGATCATCGACGCGGCCAAGTACGCCGCCGCCCGGGTCGGCCTGCCGATCGTCTCGGTGGCCACCAACCTGGCGCACGACGGCCTCTGCTCGCCCGTCTCCACCCTCGACAACGACGCCGGGCGGGGCTCCTACGGGGTGCCCAGCCCGATCGGCATCGTGGTCGACCTGGACGTCATCCGACAGGCCCCCAAGCGCTTCGTGGCGGCCGGGATAGGCGACGTGATCTCCAACATCTCCGCCTGCGCGGACTGGGAGCTCTCGCACCGCGTCACCGGCGAGCCGGTGGACGGGCTGGCCGTCGCGATGGCCCGCTCGGCGGGCGAGAACGTGCTGCGCCACCCCGGCACCCTGGAGGACGAGGACCTCCTGATGTGCCTCGCGGAAGCCCTGGTACTGTCCGGCATCGCGATGAACATCGCGGGCAGCACCCGGCCGTCCTCGGGGGCCTGCCACGAGATCTGCCACGCCCTGGACGTGCTGTACCCCAAGCGCTCCGCGCAGCACGGGGAGCAGTGCGGACTGGGCGCCGCGTTCGCCAGCCACCTGCGGGGCGAGCACGAGCTCACCGGCCTGATCGCGGAGCGCCTGCGCTTCCACGGCCTGCCGGTCACGGCGGCTCAGATCGGCTTCTCGGAGGCGGAGTTCACCGAGGCGGTGCACTACGCTCCGAACACCCGGCCGGGCCGCTTCACCATCCTGGAACACCTCGACCTCTCCCCTTCAGACATCAGGGACGCGTACGCCGACTATGTCCAAGCCGTCAACAGCTGA
- a CDS encoding glycosyltransferase family 2 protein produces the protein MSTATDFKLGAVIITMGNRPAELNALIESVRAQEGPAVELAVVGNGAPLPPLPAGVRSVELPENLGIPGGRNVGIELFGPDGREVDAVLFLDDDGALPLKDSAKLLREAFTADPELGIVSFRIADPDTGETARRHVPRLRASDPLRSSRVTTFLGGASAVRTAVFPRAGQLPGEFFYAHEETDLAWRALDAGWSIDYRADIVLHHPTTSPARHATYFHNVARNRVWLARRNLPAPLVPLYLGVWLLLTLARRPSGEAAKAWLGGFRAGWSEPCGPRRPMKWRTVWRLTRLGRPPVI, from the coding sequence ATGAGCACGGCCACGGACTTCAAGCTGGGCGCCGTCATCATCACGATGGGCAACCGCCCGGCCGAGCTGAACGCGCTGATCGAGTCCGTCCGGGCCCAGGAGGGCCCGGCCGTCGAGCTGGCCGTGGTCGGCAACGGCGCGCCGCTGCCGCCGCTCCCGGCGGGCGTGCGCAGCGTCGAGCTGCCGGAGAACCTCGGCATCCCCGGCGGGCGCAACGTCGGCATCGAGCTGTTCGGCCCGGACGGGCGGGAGGTGGACGCCGTCCTCTTCCTGGACGACGACGGCGCCCTGCCCCTCAAGGACTCGGCGAAGCTGCTCCGCGAGGCGTTCACCGCCGACCCGGAGCTCGGGATCGTCTCGTTCCGGATCGCCGACCCGGACACCGGCGAGACCGCCCGGCGCCACGTGCCCCGGCTGCGGGCCAGCGACCCGCTGCGCTCCTCCCGGGTGACCACCTTCCTGGGCGGCGCCAGCGCCGTCCGGACGGCGGTCTTCCCGCGGGCCGGCCAGCTGCCCGGCGAGTTCTTCTACGCCCACGAGGAGACCGACCTCGCGTGGCGCGCGCTGGACGCGGGGTGGTCGATCGACTACCGCGCGGACATCGTGCTGCACCACCCCACCACCTCCCCGGCCCGGCACGCCACGTACTTCCACAACGTGGCCCGGAACCGGGTCTGGCTGGCGCGACGGAACCTTCCGGCCCCCCTGGTGCCTCTCTACCTGGGGGTCTGGTTGCTGCTGACCCTGGCCCGGCGTCCCTCCGGCGAGGCCGCCAAGGCCTGGCTGGGCGGCTTCCGGGCGGGCTGGAGCGAGCCCTGCGGCCCGCGACGGCCGATGAAATGGCGTACTGTATGGCGATTGACCAGGCTGGGTCGACCGCCAGTCATCTGA